A portion of the Glandiceps talaboti chromosome 13, keGlaTala1.1, whole genome shotgun sequence genome contains these proteins:
- the LOC144445126 gene encoding 14-3-3 protein zeta-like yields the protein MDPKPTDKDDLVHKAKLAEQAERYDDMAQAMKAVTEGNIELSNEERNLLSVAYKNVVGARRSSWRVITSIEQKTEGSEKKRSMSSEYRKKVEQELRDICNDVLELLEKYLIPKATEQADSNVFYLKMKGDYYRYLAEVASEKDRDGIVESSLGAYKEAFEISKQKMQPTHPIRLGLALNFSVFYYEIQNAPDKACTLAKKAFDDAIAELDTLNEDSYKDSTLIMQLLRDNLTLWTTDPQGDEEGGDGGDN from the exons ATGGATCCAAAGCCCACAGATAAAGACGATCTGGTGCACAAGGCCAAATTGGCCGAGCAGGCCGAGCGGTATGATGATATGGCCCAGGCAATGAAAGCTGTGACAGAAGGAAACATAGAGCTGAGCAACGAAGAGCGTAACTTGCTGTCAGTGGCTTACAAAAATGTTGTCGGGGCAAGGCGTTCGTCATGGAGGGTGATAACTAGCATCGAGCAGAAAACTGAAGGCAGCGAGAAGAAAAGGTCGATGTCAAGCGAATACAGAAAGAAAGTTGAACAGGAACTACGAGATATCTGCAACGATGTATTG gaaCTTCttgagaaatatttaattcctaAAGCTACAGAACAAGCCGATAGtaatgtgttttatttgaaGATGAAAGGAGATTATTATCGTTATTTAGCAGAAGTTGCAAGTGAAAAGGATAGAGATG GAATTGTAGAGAGTTCACTAGGAGCTTATAAAGAGGCGTTTGAAATTAGTAAGCAGAAAATGCAGCCAACACATCCTATTCGCCTCGGTTTGGCGCTTAACTTCTCAGTATTTtattatgaaattcaaaatgcACCTGATAAAGCATGTACTCTTGCAAAAAAG GCGTTTGATGATGCGATTGCAGAATTGGATACACTGAATGAAGACTCGTACAAAGACAGCACTCTTATCATGCAGCTGCTTAGAGACAACCTAACA TTATGGACGACTGATCCACAAGGCGATGAAGAAGGTGGTGACGGCGGTGACAACTAG